The genomic DNA GAAACTGCGGAATATCGAGAATAAGGTATAATCTAGATGTCTAAAGCCCTGATTGGCCTGAATGTCTTGCTGGTAGTTCAAGGAGTTGAAAttacagaaaatgatattcacacTAGTATGAATGACAGTTACAACAGatttatgcaaacattttagatgtaATACTGTTTATTATATAGTGTTTTCTTTCTATTTAAGGACCTGAATTCACCAGATGTATATGAGACTAGCGACCTTCCAGAGTCGGAGCAGGGTATTGTCCCTGAACAGGTATATATCCAACAGCTTAGtagtaattaatttgaataagttaGAATAATTTCATTTTAGCTTTACTTAAGGTAGTCTAACTAATTGTACGTGAGTCATGATATTGTTATAATTCTTGCATAGGTCAACATATTTCCTCCATGTACAACATAGGAAGGACCTTTTCTGAGGTGAACCTTCCGCAACGATTCTAGGCGGCAGGGCGGTGATTTTTAAATAgcattttaactattaaaaaccaaaaactttagtgaaattttaagatacctggaaagaatatccattttttccttccattcagTTGAGGTTTATGTGAATAAAAGGCAAATCAcaagtttgtcactgttttaaacagcACACCCTAAAGTTaacacaaattttacatggctCGTGTCATGATAGATGACGTTGATGTCAaatctttattacactagtgtattatcatttttaagtaacggttttattacactcccgtgacgtcaaacatgtgataaacttaCTTTGACAACTTGATTTGACTGCAGAAGAACTGTGGTGATGCTTTGTTACATACATAATTTTGTATACCATAGAATATTGGAATCATTTAGGAAGGAAAAAAGTAGGTGATGTCTTTGAATGTTTCAGGAAGAAATTCCCAATGATGCTATAGACAAAGTACAGCTCGACACGGAAACAGCTTACAAAAAGTTTAGAGGGAAAGGTGTGGAAGGACAAAATATTGGTAAGTGTTgtgtgaaatcattaacattGTGGTTGACTAAATTTCTTGAATTCTTTGTTTGAGTGGGTGTATGAATTAGAGGATTTCAACTtcagaacataaaatgaattggaattttacaTTGTCaggttcattgggattaaatttcatatatttcacaagcTATCTGGATAGATGGATGGATTTCTCGGCTGAAAAGAATTCTTCACACTCTAATGAGGTTTCCAGCTAGGTGTAGTGACAGGCAAATGGTATAGTGTTCTGTTAATTTAGTTATTTTAGAGTGCTACAGCTGTCAACCTCAAAATATTTTTAGTCTGACTGCACTGCATAAGAATTGTGCTGTCTTGCCAACAACTTTATATTCACCACTTTTCACGTGTTTGTTTTTGCTCTTTTCAGATTTTTCTGATAAGATAAGTGAGGAAAGAAGAACTGGTTATGATGCTAAAGTGGAATATGAACTGGTATGGGAAATGATAGAAAGAGTAACTGATTTTCTTGTTAATATTTATGAGCAGTTATACTCAAGCCTGAGTATGTATGTGTATCGACAAAAACATCACAGGACTATATTTCTGTTAAAAGTAGATATCAAATTATTGCATAACTATACCTCCACAAACGAAGTTGGGTGGTATTTAGGAGTGAGCCTGTCTgacggtcggtccgttggttttcaacgtttctggacaataactcgtgaaaggccagatttaaataaattttgatacactggtgtaacatcataaaatgcaggtaAAGTTCAacattgaggtcagtaggtcaaaggtcatattgacccagaacagttaaactattCCTTGGTGATAACTTGACAATTCTTGAGCCTAGAATCATGGAAGTTGGTAGTTGGTCATGAGTAGCAGATGACCCCttggcctaaggtcaaggtcacagtgacccagaatagttaaactgtttctggacgataacttaagaaccctttagcctagaatcatgaaaattgataggttgatcatgaccagcagatgacccctattgatttttggaccagtaggtcaaaggtcatggtcacattgactgagaacagtagaacttttttttacaTAGGCTTATTTGTGTGACAAGGTCGTATTGTAGtggtattattcgtcactcctgcgACTGCTCTAGTTTAGTTATgaattgttttgtaattacaagaGTGTATCTATACTGCTATTGTAGCTTGGGGAAGGAACTGGTAAAGTAGAATCTCCACAACAGAAGTATCTGAGGCTGCAACATGAAATACGGGAACTTAGTGAAGAAGTTAACAGGATAAAGGTACAGGATATATCTCAGGGGAGATTATGATTTTTTTGTCCCTGTAGTGgcagtaaaatttcatattttgtaaaattaacatTAAACTCATCTTGTCTTACTTTTTCCCTAGGAGTGAATTTTTATTGATTAAATTATATTACAATGTTACtctaaaatacataaataaccaGAAATCTTGTTGGGAATagttgggtgttttttttttctttttgaagatTTGTGTGGttgatttaaaaatatcttaGCAAATACTTTCTTGGTATATATGTTGTCTTACCAAATTGTATTTCACCGTCCAGGCCTACAAAGGTCAAGGACAAACGTGCAGTAGTTTTGATATGCTTTTGCAGCAGTTTTAAGGTCAAAATATATTCAGTAAACTTGGTCATCTCACTCAAAGTTATTTTACTGGCAGTACAAAATATCCGATACATTCTGTGTTTTCCTTTGCAGGACAATATAAAATCAGAATCCTCGGAGGAGAAACTATCGCCGGTTGCTATGGGCAAACAGTTAGAATATTTACAACATCAGTTAACTGATCTACATTTAGAAAAAGTTCTTGGACCAGATGCCTCCATAGATCTGTCAGATCCTCAGGGAGCATTACAAAAGTAAGTAAAGACTACTTCAGTATTGGTGGCTTTACAAAACTAAAGTAATGAATGTATTTAATGCAATCTAAAAAGAAAAGAAGTCTTAATTTCTTTTAGGtagcatttatacatttttatgcccccaaaagttatttatttttctgttagtTTGTTTGTCCTCCTGAAACACTAATTGTCAGTTTAATtttgtctcccacaccactgtgatggaagacatattgatttccTTCTGTCTTTGTGTGTGTCAGCCAGTCCAACAGCTTTGTAAAATGCACTTGTTATTTAGagatcgtgggctgagcgcgaaactattgtaactgtatataaataaagaacaagatacaatagttttgcgctcaGCCCTCGAGATATATCACCAAAGTCCAACTCTTCACCAGCCACAGTTTCAACCCAGATTGCTTTCTCAATTCTttagcctttttttttttgcaggagACTGTTAACACAACTAGAATCATTTAAACCTAGCCAGAAACCAGCATCTGCCGCTAGTAAGGAAAGTGGAGACAGTGGAGATCATGTGACCTATGAATTATTCTACCGACCAGAACAGGCACAATTCAGTAGAAATGCAAAGGTGTTCATTTGATTATTCTTTCTGTATCAGTTGAgatactgaaattattttaaatcagtGTTGGTTATCTTGGAGTATGTCAGATTGTGGCAGCTCGGGCCTCCTTGCCTGAGTGGTTAAGGCTGTAGCCTTCAAATtgcttgcccctcaccaatgttggttcagggcgttgaattcttcatgtgaggacgccatttaactggcttacagaaggttcaTGGTTCTAGCCAGGTGCCCCTCATGGTGAAATAATCCACAAAGAGGC from Mercenaria mercenaria strain notata chromosome 11, MADL_Memer_1, whole genome shotgun sequence includes the following:
- the LOC123531510 gene encoding dynactin subunit 2-like, whose protein sequence is MADPKYAKLPGIDLNSPDVYETSDLPESEQGIVPEQEEIPNDAIDKVQLDTETAYKKFRGKGVEGQNIDFSDKISEERRTGYDAKVEYELLGEGTGKVESPQQKYLRLQHEIRELSEEVNRIKDNIKSESSEEKLSPVAMGKQLEYLQHQLTDLHLEKVLGPDASIDLSDPQGALQKRLLTQLESFKPSQKPASAASKESGDSGDHVTYELFYRPEQAQFSRNAKLASLEERLERLEAAMGNTNQDKLGLLTADTDNKSLVGAVAVVNSKMSLLEPTNVEQVEVRLHSVLQKLDKIAEKKNTQEDGERQNKISELYSMVKKWEATADVLPKVVDRLAALKDLHEQALQFSQALAYLDTTQEEINTSLKSHGDMLKQMEGTMNENISTIKKNCESLDERMKHLK